One window of the Delphinus delphis chromosome 20, mDelDel1.2, whole genome shotgun sequence genome contains the following:
- the PPP1R14A gene encoding protein phosphatase 1 regulatory subunit 14A has product MAAQRLGKRVLSKLQASSRARGPGGSPGGLQKRHARVTVKYDRRELQRRLDVEKWIDGRLEELYCGREADMPDEVNIDELLELESEEERSRKIQGLLKSCTNPTEDFVQELLVKLRGLHKQPGLRQPSPSGDGSLSPLQDRARTARP; this is encoded by the exons ATGGCAGCTCAGCGGCTGGGCAAGCGGGTGCTGAGCAAGCTGCAGGCTTCATCGCGGGCCCGGGGACCGGGAGGCAGCCCCGGGGGGCTGCAGAAGCGACACGCGCGTGTCACCGTCAAGTATGACCGGCGGGAGCTGCAGCGGCGGCTGGACGTGGAGAAGTGGATCGACGGGCGCTTGGAGGAGCTCTATTGCGGCAGG GAGGCAGACATGCCCGATGAGGTCAACATCGATGAATTGTTGGAATTAGAGAGTGAAGAGGAGAGAAGCCGGAAAATCCAG GGACTCCTAAAGTCGTGCACAAACCCCACAGAG GACTTCGTCCAGGAGCTGCTGGTGAAGCTACGAGGCCTCCACAAGCAGCCAGGCCTCCGCCAGCCCAGCCCCTCCGGTGACGGCAGCCTGAGCCCCCTCCAGGACCGAGCCCGGACTGCGCGGCCCTGA
- the DPF1 gene encoding zinc finger protein neuro-d4 isoform X3 has translation MATAIQNPLKSLGEDFYREAIEHCRSYNARLCAERSLRLPFLDSQTGVAQNNCYIWMEKTHRGPGLAPGQIYTYPARCWRKKRRLNILEDPRLRPCEYKIDCEAPLKKEGGLPEGPVLEALLCAETGEKKIELKEEETIMDCQKQQLLEFPHDLEVEDLEDDIPRRKNRAKGKAYGIGGLRKRQDTASLEDRDKPYVCDICGKRYKNRPGLSYHYTHTHLAEEEGEENAERHALPFHRKNNHKQFYKELAWVPEAQRKHTAKKAPDGTVIPNGYCDFCLGGSKKTGCPEDLISCADCGRSGHPSCLQFTVNMTAAVRTYRWQCIECKSCSLCGTSENDDQLLFCDDCDRGYHMYCLSPPMAEPPEGSWSCHLCLRHLKEKASAYITLT, from the exons ATGGCCACCGCCATTCAGAACCCGCTCAAGTC CCTAGGCGAGGACTTCTACCGAGAAGCCATCGAGCACTGCCGCAGCTACAACGCGCGCCTGTGCGCCGAGCGCAGCCTGCGCCTGCCGTTCCTCGACTCGCAGACCGGCGTGGCCCAGAACAACTGCTACATCTGGATGGAGAAGACCCACCGCGGCCCGG GTTTGGCCCCGGGACAGATTTACACGTATCCCGCCCGCTGTTGGAGAAAGAAACGGAGACTCAACATCCTGGAAGACCCCAGACTCCGGCCCTGCGAGTATAAGATTG ACTGTGAGGCGCCATTGAAGAAGGAGGGCGGCCTCCCAGAAGGGCCGGTCCTTGAGGCTCTACTGTGTGCTGAGACAGGGGAGAAGAAGATAGAGCTGAAGGAGGAGGAGACCATTATGGACTGCCAG AAACAGCAGCTGCTGGAGTTTCCACATGATCTTGAAGTGGAAGACTTGGAGGATGACATTCCCAGGAGGAAGAACAGGGCCAAAGGAAAG GCATATGGCATCGGGGGTCTCCGGAAACGCCAGGACACCGCTTCCCTGGAGGACCGAGACAAGCCGTATGTCTGTGATA TCTGTGGGAAACGGTATAAGAACCGGCCAGGGCTCAGCTACCACTACACCCACACCCACCTGgctgaggaggagggggaggagaacgCCGAACGCCACGCCCTGCCCTTCCACCGGAAAAACAACCATAAAC agtttTACAAAGAATTGGCCTGGGTCCctgaggcacagaggaaacaCACAG CCAAGAAGGCGCCTGATGGCACTGTCATCCCCAACGGCTACTGTGACTTCTGCCTGGGTGGCTCCAAGAAGACGGGGTGTCCCGAGGACCTCATCTCCTGTGCCGACTGTGGGCGATCAG GACACCCCTCGTGTTTACAGTTCACGGTGAACATGACGGCAGCTGTGCGGACCTACCGCTGGCAGTGCATCGAGTGcaagtcctgcagcctgtgtggCACCTCGGAGAACGAC GACCAGCTGCTGTTTTGTGACGACTGCGATCGGGGTTACCACATGTACTGCCTGAGTCCCCCCATGGCGGAGCCCCCGGAAG GGAGCTGGAGCTGTCACCTCTGTCTTCGGCACCTGAAAGAGAAGGCCTCTGCCTACATCACCCTCACCTAG
- the DPF1 gene encoding zinc finger protein neuro-d4 isoform X2: MATAIQNPLKSLGEDFYREAIEHCRSYNARLCAERSLRLPFLDSQTGVAQNNCYIWMEKTHRGPGLAPGQIYTYPARCWRKKRRLNILEDPRLRPCEYKIDCEAPLKKEGGLPEGPVLEALLCAETGEKKIELKEEETIMDCQKQQLLEFPHDLEVEDLEDDIPRRKNRAKGKAYGIGGLRKRQDTASLEDRDKPYVCDICGKRYKNRPGLSYHYTHTHLAEEEGEENAERHALPFHRKNNHKQFYKELAWVPEAQRKHTAKKAPDGTVIPNGYCDFCLGGSKKTGCPEDLISCADCGRSGHPSCLQFTVNMTAAVRTYRWQCIECKSCSLCGTSENDGASWAGLTSQDQLLFCDDCDRGYHMYCLSPPMAEPPEGSWSCHLCLRHLKEKASAYITLT, from the exons ATGGCCACCGCCATTCAGAACCCGCTCAAGTC CCTAGGCGAGGACTTCTACCGAGAAGCCATCGAGCACTGCCGCAGCTACAACGCGCGCCTGTGCGCCGAGCGCAGCCTGCGCCTGCCGTTCCTCGACTCGCAGACCGGCGTGGCCCAGAACAACTGCTACATCTGGATGGAGAAGACCCACCGCGGCCCGG GTTTGGCCCCGGGACAGATTTACACGTATCCCGCCCGCTGTTGGAGAAAGAAACGGAGACTCAACATCCTGGAAGACCCCAGACTCCGGCCCTGCGAGTATAAGATTG ACTGTGAGGCGCCATTGAAGAAGGAGGGCGGCCTCCCAGAAGGGCCGGTCCTTGAGGCTCTACTGTGTGCTGAGACAGGGGAGAAGAAGATAGAGCTGAAGGAGGAGGAGACCATTATGGACTGCCAG AAACAGCAGCTGCTGGAGTTTCCACATGATCTTGAAGTGGAAGACTTGGAGGATGACATTCCCAGGAGGAAGAACAGGGCCAAAGGAAAG GCATATGGCATCGGGGGTCTCCGGAAACGCCAGGACACCGCTTCCCTGGAGGACCGAGACAAGCCGTATGTCTGTGATA TCTGTGGGAAACGGTATAAGAACCGGCCAGGGCTCAGCTACCACTACACCCACACCCACCTGgctgaggaggagggggaggagaacgCCGAACGCCACGCCCTGCCCTTCCACCGGAAAAACAACCATAAAC agtttTACAAAGAATTGGCCTGGGTCCctgaggcacagaggaaacaCACAG CCAAGAAGGCGCCTGATGGCACTGTCATCCCCAACGGCTACTGTGACTTCTGCCTGGGTGGCTCCAAGAAGACGGGGTGTCCCGAGGACCTCATCTCCTGTGCCGACTGTGGGCGATCAG GACACCCCTCGTGTTTACAGTTCACGGTGAACATGACGGCAGCTGTGCGGACCTACCGCTGGCAGTGCATCGAGTGcaagtcctgcagcctgtgtggCACCTCGGAGAACGAC GGTGCCAGCTGGGCGGGTCTCACCTCCCAGGACCAGCTGCTGTTTTGTGACGACTGCGATCGGGGTTACCACATGTACTGCCTGAGTCCCCCCATGGCGGAGCCCCCGGAAG GGAGCTGGAGCTGTCACCTCTGTCTTCGGCACCTGAAAGAGAAGGCCTCTGCCTACATCACCCTCACCTAG
- the DPF1 gene encoding zinc finger protein neuro-d4 isoform X1, with the protein MGGLSARPSAGRTGPAGTCWGQDPGSKMATVIPGPLSLGEDFYREAIEHCRSYNARLCAERSLRLPFLDSQTGVAQNNCYIWMEKTHRGPGLAPGQIYTYPARCWRKKRRLNILEDPRLRPCEYKIDCEAPLKKEGGLPEGPVLEALLCAETGEKKIELKEEETIMDCQKQQLLEFPHDLEVEDLEDDIPRRKNRAKGKAYGIGGLRKRQDTASLEDRDKPYVCDICGKRYKNRPGLSYHYTHTHLAEEEGEENAERHALPFHRKNNHKQFYKELAWVPEAQRKHTAKKAPDGTVIPNGYCDFCLGGSKKTGCPEDLISCADCGRSGHPSCLQFTVNMTAAVRTYRWQCIECKSCSLCGTSENDGASWAGLTSQDQLLFCDDCDRGYHMYCLSPPMAEPPEGSWSCHLCLRHLKEKASAYITLT; encoded by the exons ATGGGCGGCCTCAGCGCCCGCCCGAGCGCTGGGAGGACCGGCCCGGCGGGGACCTGCTGGGGGCAGGACCCTGGGAGCAAGATGGCCACGGTCATCCCCGGCCCCCTGAG CCTAGGCGAGGACTTCTACCGAGAAGCCATCGAGCACTGCCGCAGCTACAACGCGCGCCTGTGCGCCGAGCGCAGCCTGCGCCTGCCGTTCCTCGACTCGCAGACCGGCGTGGCCCAGAACAACTGCTACATCTGGATGGAGAAGACCCACCGCGGCCCGG GTTTGGCCCCGGGACAGATTTACACGTATCCCGCCCGCTGTTGGAGAAAGAAACGGAGACTCAACATCCTGGAAGACCCCAGACTCCGGCCCTGCGAGTATAAGATTG ACTGTGAGGCGCCATTGAAGAAGGAGGGCGGCCTCCCAGAAGGGCCGGTCCTTGAGGCTCTACTGTGTGCTGAGACAGGGGAGAAGAAGATAGAGCTGAAGGAGGAGGAGACCATTATGGACTGCCAG AAACAGCAGCTGCTGGAGTTTCCACATGATCTTGAAGTGGAAGACTTGGAGGATGACATTCCCAGGAGGAAGAACAGGGCCAAAGGAAAG GCATATGGCATCGGGGGTCTCCGGAAACGCCAGGACACCGCTTCCCTGGAGGACCGAGACAAGCCGTATGTCTGTGATA TCTGTGGGAAACGGTATAAGAACCGGCCAGGGCTCAGCTACCACTACACCCACACCCACCTGgctgaggaggagggggaggagaacgCCGAACGCCACGCCCTGCCCTTCCACCGGAAAAACAACCATAAAC agtttTACAAAGAATTGGCCTGGGTCCctgaggcacagaggaaacaCACAG CCAAGAAGGCGCCTGATGGCACTGTCATCCCCAACGGCTACTGTGACTTCTGCCTGGGTGGCTCCAAGAAGACGGGGTGTCCCGAGGACCTCATCTCCTGTGCCGACTGTGGGCGATCAG GACACCCCTCGTGTTTACAGTTCACGGTGAACATGACGGCAGCTGTGCGGACCTACCGCTGGCAGTGCATCGAGTGcaagtcctgcagcctgtgtggCACCTCGGAGAACGAC GGTGCCAGCTGGGCGGGTCTCACCTCCCAGGACCAGCTGCTGTTTTGTGACGACTGCGATCGGGGTTACCACATGTACTGCCTGAGTCCCCCCATGGCGGAGCCCCCGGAAG GGAGCTGGAGCTGTCACCTCTGTCTTCGGCACCTGAAAGAGAAGGCCTCTGCCTACATCACCCTCACCTAG
- the DPF1 gene encoding zinc finger protein neuro-d4 isoform X4 produces the protein MATVIPGPLSLGEDFYREAIEHCRSYNARLCAERSLRLPFLDSQTGVAQNNCYIWMEKTHRGPGLAPGQIYTYPARCWRKKRRLNILEDPRLRPCEYKIDCEAPLKKEGGLPEGPVLEALLCAETGEKKIELKEEETIMDCQKQQLLEFPHDLEVEDLEDDIPRRKNRAKGKAYGIGGLRKRQDTASLEDRDKPYVCDICGKRYKNRPGLSYHYTHTHLAEEEGEENAERHALPFHRKNNHKQFYKELAWVPEAQRKHTAKKAPDGTVIPNGYCDFCLGGSKKTGCPEDLISCADCGRSGHPSCLQFTVNMTAAVRTYRWQCIECKSCSLCGTSENDDQLLFCDDCDRGYHMYCLSPPMAEPPEGSWSCHLCLRHLKEKASAYITLT, from the exons ATGGCCACGGTCATCCCCGGCCCCCTGAG CCTAGGCGAGGACTTCTACCGAGAAGCCATCGAGCACTGCCGCAGCTACAACGCGCGCCTGTGCGCCGAGCGCAGCCTGCGCCTGCCGTTCCTCGACTCGCAGACCGGCGTGGCCCAGAACAACTGCTACATCTGGATGGAGAAGACCCACCGCGGCCCGG GTTTGGCCCCGGGACAGATTTACACGTATCCCGCCCGCTGTTGGAGAAAGAAACGGAGACTCAACATCCTGGAAGACCCCAGACTCCGGCCCTGCGAGTATAAGATTG ACTGTGAGGCGCCATTGAAGAAGGAGGGCGGCCTCCCAGAAGGGCCGGTCCTTGAGGCTCTACTGTGTGCTGAGACAGGGGAGAAGAAGATAGAGCTGAAGGAGGAGGAGACCATTATGGACTGCCAG AAACAGCAGCTGCTGGAGTTTCCACATGATCTTGAAGTGGAAGACTTGGAGGATGACATTCCCAGGAGGAAGAACAGGGCCAAAGGAAAG GCATATGGCATCGGGGGTCTCCGGAAACGCCAGGACACCGCTTCCCTGGAGGACCGAGACAAGCCGTATGTCTGTGATA TCTGTGGGAAACGGTATAAGAACCGGCCAGGGCTCAGCTACCACTACACCCACACCCACCTGgctgaggaggagggggaggagaacgCCGAACGCCACGCCCTGCCCTTCCACCGGAAAAACAACCATAAAC agtttTACAAAGAATTGGCCTGGGTCCctgaggcacagaggaaacaCACAG CCAAGAAGGCGCCTGATGGCACTGTCATCCCCAACGGCTACTGTGACTTCTGCCTGGGTGGCTCCAAGAAGACGGGGTGTCCCGAGGACCTCATCTCCTGTGCCGACTGTGGGCGATCAG GACACCCCTCGTGTTTACAGTTCACGGTGAACATGACGGCAGCTGTGCGGACCTACCGCTGGCAGTGCATCGAGTGcaagtcctgcagcctgtgtggCACCTCGGAGAACGAC GACCAGCTGCTGTTTTGTGACGACTGCGATCGGGGTTACCACATGTACTGCCTGAGTCCCCCCATGGCGGAGCCCCCGGAAG GGAGCTGGAGCTGTCACCTCTGTCTTCGGCACCTGAAAGAGAAGGCCTCTGCCTACATCACCCTCACCTAG
- the DPF1 gene encoding zinc finger protein neuro-d4 isoform X5, translating into MEKTHRGPGLAPGQIYTYPARCWRKKRRLNILEDPRLRPCEYKIDCEAPLKKEGGLPEGPVLEALLCAETGEKKIELKEEETIMDCQKQQLLEFPHDLEVEDLEDDIPRRKNRAKGKAYGIGGLRKRQDTASLEDRDKPYVCDICGKRYKNRPGLSYHYTHTHLAEEEGEENAERHALPFHRKNNHKQFYKELAWVPEAQRKHTAKKAPDGTVIPNGYCDFCLGGSKKTGCPEDLISCADCGRSGHPSCLQFTVNMTAAVRTYRWQCIECKSCSLCGTSENDGASWAGLTSQDQLLFCDDCDRGYHMYCLSPPMAEPPEGSWSCHLCLRHLKEKASAYITLT; encoded by the exons ATGGAGAAGACCCACCGCGGCCCGG GTTTGGCCCCGGGACAGATTTACACGTATCCCGCCCGCTGTTGGAGAAAGAAACGGAGACTCAACATCCTGGAAGACCCCAGACTCCGGCCCTGCGAGTATAAGATTG ACTGTGAGGCGCCATTGAAGAAGGAGGGCGGCCTCCCAGAAGGGCCGGTCCTTGAGGCTCTACTGTGTGCTGAGACAGGGGAGAAGAAGATAGAGCTGAAGGAGGAGGAGACCATTATGGACTGCCAG AAACAGCAGCTGCTGGAGTTTCCACATGATCTTGAAGTGGAAGACTTGGAGGATGACATTCCCAGGAGGAAGAACAGGGCCAAAGGAAAG GCATATGGCATCGGGGGTCTCCGGAAACGCCAGGACACCGCTTCCCTGGAGGACCGAGACAAGCCGTATGTCTGTGATA TCTGTGGGAAACGGTATAAGAACCGGCCAGGGCTCAGCTACCACTACACCCACACCCACCTGgctgaggaggagggggaggagaacgCCGAACGCCACGCCCTGCCCTTCCACCGGAAAAACAACCATAAAC agtttTACAAAGAATTGGCCTGGGTCCctgaggcacagaggaaacaCACAG CCAAGAAGGCGCCTGATGGCACTGTCATCCCCAACGGCTACTGTGACTTCTGCCTGGGTGGCTCCAAGAAGACGGGGTGTCCCGAGGACCTCATCTCCTGTGCCGACTGTGGGCGATCAG GACACCCCTCGTGTTTACAGTTCACGGTGAACATGACGGCAGCTGTGCGGACCTACCGCTGGCAGTGCATCGAGTGcaagtcctgcagcctgtgtggCACCTCGGAGAACGAC GGTGCCAGCTGGGCGGGTCTCACCTCCCAGGACCAGCTGCTGTTTTGTGACGACTGCGATCGGGGTTACCACATGTACTGCCTGAGTCCCCCCATGGCGGAGCCCCCGGAAG GGAGCTGGAGCTGTCACCTCTGTCTTCGGCACCTGAAAGAGAAGGCCTCTGCCTACATCACCCTCACCTAG